From Gimesia panareensis, the proteins below share one genomic window:
- a CDS encoding arsenate reductase ArsC: MKRVLILCTGNSCRSQMAEELWESLGKGEWEAESAGSKPSGYVHPLAIEAMRELEIDLSENTSKHLDQFTEQQFDLVVTVCDNAKESCPVFSGATQTLHWPFDDPADATGTDEEKMKTFRRVRDEIKTKIQTFLADESA, translated from the coding sequence ATGAAACGCGTTTTAATTTTATGCACGGGGAACTCCTGTCGTTCCCAGATGGCCGAGGAACTCTGGGAATCTCTGGGCAAGGGAGAATGGGAAGCGGAGTCAGCTGGTTCGAAACCGTCCGGTTATGTGCATCCCCTGGCGATTGAAGCGATGCGGGAACTGGAGATCGATCTGTCAGAAAACACCAGCAAGCACCTCGACCAGTTTACCGAACAGCAGTTCGATCTGGTGGTGACGGTCTGTGACAACGCGAAAGAGTCCTGCCCGGTTTTTTCGGGAGCGACACAAACCCTGCACTGGCCCTTTGACGATCCGGCCGATGCAACGGGGACCGACGAGGAAAAAATGAAAACCTTCCGGCGGGTCCGCGATGAAATCAAAACAAAAATTCAGACTTTTTTAGCTGATGAGTCTGCTTAA
- a CDS encoding DUF2293 domain-containing protein codes for MTSNVFSPGPTPDSVKAADGSIHTVPKGWELLPPGDAGLTRRVKAAGEFWSVQEKKGRRTFSQGIWAPAETIAQHRSDLEAERTTPEYAKKQAAAAARREQAQAEYVDDFLAAVLAYLDFHPVHEDLARQMAQAITTHATPVGSGTVARTKRIPLEQRAEAAVIAWMRHQTTAYDEMVIPRVKGKRREVRRMLAGRSKELLKAYRSPAAPPAECPLHRALAEWESNGLK; via the coding sequence ATGACCAGCAACGTCTTCTCCCCCGGTCCCACGCCCGACTCCGTCAAAGCCGCCGATGGCTCGATCCATACCGTTCCCAAGGGCTGGGAATTGCTGCCTCCCGGTGATGCCGGTCTGACGCGCAGGGTCAAAGCGGCCGGTGAATTCTGGAGTGTGCAGGAGAAGAAAGGGCGGCGGACGTTTTCGCAAGGGATCTGGGCGCCCGCGGAGACCATTGCACAGCATCGCTCTGATCTGGAGGCAGAGCGCACGACTCCCGAGTATGCGAAAAAGCAGGCAGCCGCAGCGGCGCGGCGGGAACAGGCCCAGGCCGAATACGTGGACGACTTTCTGGCCGCAGTGCTGGCTTATCTCGATTTTCATCCGGTTCACGAGGACCTCGCCCGACAGATGGCACAGGCCATCACGACTCACGCCACTCCTGTCGGGAGTGGAACGGTAGCCCGTACGAAACGCATCCCGCTGGAACAGCGGGCGGAAGCAGCCGTGATTGCCTGGATGAGGCACCAGACCACCGCTTACGACGAAATGGTCATTCCCCGCGTCAAAGGCAAACGCCGCGAAGTCCGCCGGATGCTGGCAGGACGCTCCAAAGAACTGCTCAAGGCCTATCGCAGTCCCGCAGCGCCCCCGGCAGAATGCCCTCTGCACCGCGCCCTTGCGGAGTGGGAATCCAATGGTTTAAAGTGA
- a CDS encoding ArsR/SmtB family transcription factor yields the protein MKEKTRQQYEARAKIAKAMAHPSRLLMLDLLQNQELCVGDLTEQVGADQSTVSKHLAILKEVGLVAARKEGALNYYRVTCGCLDGFFSCMETVLLSDLEARKQSLE from the coding sequence ATGAAAGAAAAGACACGTCAACAATATGAAGCCCGGGCCAAAATTGCCAAGGCGATGGCCCATCCCAGTCGGCTGCTGATGCTGGATCTGCTCCAGAATCAGGAGTTGTGCGTGGGGGATCTGACAGAGCAGGTTGGTGCCGATCAATCCACGGTCTCTAAGCATCTGGCAATCTTGAAAGAAGTGGGACTGGTAGCGGCCCGCAAAGAAGGGGCGCTGAATTATTATCGAGTGACCTGTGGCTGTCTGGACGGATTCTTTTCCTGTATGGAAACGGTGTTACTGTCTGACCTGGAAGCACGGAAACAGTCGCTCGAGTAA
- a CDS encoding DUF488 domain-containing protein yields MSTQISIKRVYEDPESEDGFRVLVDRLWPRGMSKAKAKVDLWAKDLAPSTELRKWFHGHSDQYQEFTEKYRAELEACLPDLQDQISELAQPRLTLLTSVKEPARSHVPVLQQFLETQFSK; encoded by the coding sequence ATGTCTACCCAAATCAGCATCAAACGCGTTTACGAAGATCCAGAATCAGAGGATGGTTTTCGAGTGCTCGTCGACCGGCTCTGGCCGCGGGGTATGTCCAAAGCCAAAGCGAAAGTGGATCTGTGGGCGAAAGATCTGGCCCCTTCCACAGAACTCCGGAAATGGTTTCACGGTCATTCCGATCAATACCAGGAGTTTACTGAGAAATACCGGGCGGAGCTGGAAGCCTGTCTGCCCGATCTACAGGATCAGATCTCTGAGCTGGCACAACCCCGGTTGACCCTCCTGACTTCGGTGAAGGAACCGGCACGGAGTCATGTGCCCGTGCTCCAGCAGTTTCTGGAAACTCAGTTTTCCAAGTAA
- a CDS encoding TspO/MBR family protein, with the protein MTWMEWYNTLSKPDWTPSSGTISLIWQILYPIILISFGYVFFQTARRQFPVKTAIPFAINLVANLSFTPLFFGLRNVPLATLDILVVWSTILWCMFAIWPRARWVTVAQVP; encoded by the coding sequence ATGACCTGGATGGAATGGTACAACACGCTCTCGAAACCCGACTGGACGCCCTCATCAGGGACAATCAGCCTGATCTGGCAGATCCTGTATCCGATCATCCTGATCTCCTTCGGGTATGTCTTTTTCCAGACCGCGCGGCGTCAATTCCCGGTGAAGACTGCAATCCCCTTTGCCATCAATCTGGTCGCCAATCTGAGTTTCACGCCCCTGTTTTTCGGCTTAAGAAATGTGCCGCTGGCAACACTGGATATTCTGGTCGTCTGGTCTACAATCCTCTGGTGTATGTTCGCCATCTGGCCTCGTGCCCGCTGGGTTACGGTAGCGCAAGTTCCTTAA
- the uvsE gene encoding UV DNA damage repair endonuclease UvsE, which yields MTKTNSNLSIRLGLCCQFLEEPIKFRNTTVKANSQMERTAALEKLARLCKENAEALQSSLEYCDAHDIGCFRINSQILPLKTHPECGYDMQDLPEGPAIVKLFQQCGEYAREHDIRTCFHPDQFVVLNSPREEVVTRSIAELEYQSEVAEWVNADVVNIHGGGAYGDKASALTQFAKNFRRLSKRARSRLTVENDDTTYIPADLLPLCQQIGIPLVYDAHHHRCLPDDLSVEEATEQALQTWDREPMFHISSPLEGWQGPKPNRHHDFINRRDFPRCWEGRELTVEVEAKAKEQAVLKLMRSLRRRNS from the coding sequence GTGACCAAAACCAATTCCAACTTATCAATCAGGCTGGGCCTGTGTTGCCAGTTTCTCGAAGAACCGATCAAGTTCCGCAACACCACCGTCAAAGCAAACAGCCAGATGGAACGGACCGCAGCACTCGAAAAACTGGCGCGGCTCTGCAAAGAAAATGCGGAGGCGCTGCAGTCCTCTCTCGAATACTGTGACGCGCATGACATCGGCTGTTTTCGCATCAACAGCCAGATCCTGCCTCTCAAAACACACCCGGAGTGCGGCTACGACATGCAGGACCTGCCGGAAGGGCCGGCGATTGTCAAACTGTTTCAGCAGTGCGGTGAGTATGCACGTGAGCATGATATCCGCACCTGCTTTCACCCCGATCAGTTTGTGGTGCTCAACTCTCCCCGTGAGGAAGTTGTCACACGCTCGATTGCCGAACTGGAGTACCAGTCGGAAGTCGCCGAGTGGGTCAATGCGGATGTGGTCAATATCCATGGCGGTGGTGCTTACGGAGACAAAGCGAGTGCCCTCACTCAGTTCGCGAAGAATTTTCGGCGGCTCTCGAAACGGGCTCGCAGCCGGTTGACTGTCGAGAATGACGACACAACTTACATTCCCGCCGACCTGCTGCCTCTCTGTCAGCAGATCGGCATTCCCCTGGTGTATGATGCCCATCATCACCGCTGTCTGCCCGATGATCTCTCGGTAGAAGAAGCCACCGAACAGGCGCTGCAGACCTGGGACCGCGAACCGATGTTCCATATCTCCAGTCCGCTGGAAGGCTGGCAGGGACCGAAGCCCAACCGCCACCATGATTTCATCAATCGCCGCGATTTCCCCCGCTGCTGGGAAGGTCGGGAATTGACCGTCGAAGTCGAAGCCAAGGCTAAGGAACAGGCGGTGCTGAAACTGATGCGGTCACTCCGCCGCCGCAACAGTTGA
- a CDS encoding DUF4345 family protein: protein MTRIFLTLVGILYLILALWCTLAPESTSRTVGFALQGGSGQSEFLVVYGGLELALGLIFLWPLWQKDVTQYALMVCVIVHGCLVLFRSVGFFLFEGIGSTTYSLALGEWLIFLISLGFYLVRRNSTVAAAE from the coding sequence ATGACACGCATCTTTCTCACTCTGGTTGGCATCCTCTATCTGATCCTCGCACTCTGGTGCACGCTGGCTCCCGAGTCGACTTCCCGTACAGTGGGTTTTGCCCTGCAGGGCGGTTCGGGGCAGTCGGAATTCCTGGTGGTGTATGGCGGACTGGAGTTGGCACTGGGACTGATTTTTCTTTGGCCACTCTGGCAGAAAGATGTGACACAGTACGCGCTGATGGTCTGCGTGATCGTGCATGGCTGTCTGGTGCTGTTTCGCAGTGTGGGCTTTTTCCTGTTTGAGGGAATCGGTTCGACGACGTACTCCCTGGCGCTCGGAGAGTGGTTGATTTTTCTGATCAGCCTGGGATTTTATCTGGTGCGACGTAACTCAACTGTTGCGGCGGCGGAGTGA
- a CDS encoding ArsR/SmtB family transcription factor, translated as MSKDRLQSDLCAEKLKALGEPIRLRIIDLLRDGERTVSQTAEALGEEVVNVSHHLGILYHARLVTKRKEGRFVVYNLHPEVSAVSKAGKQHLDFGCCRLEVPDA; from the coding sequence ATGTCTAAAGATCGGCTCCAATCCGACTTGTGTGCAGAAAAACTGAAAGCATTGGGAGAGCCGATTCGGCTACGCATCATTGACCTGCTTCGAGACGGCGAGCGGACGGTCAGTCAGACCGCGGAAGCGCTCGGAGAAGAGGTGGTCAATGTTTCCCATCACCTGGGGATTCTGTATCACGCCCGCCTGGTCACCAAGCGCAAAGAAGGGCGGTTTGTGGTATACAACCTGCACCCCGAAGTCTCCGCTGTCAGCAAAGCGGGCAAACAGCATCTCGACTTCGGTTGCTGCCGTCTGGAAGTACCCGACGCCTGA
- the arsB gene encoding ACR3 family arsenite efflux transporter has protein sequence MTFDANSEEVTSGQGISFFERYLSVWVALCIVGGIVLGKVAPGIALKLDGMAIYVNEAPVVSIPIAVCLFFMMYPIMVKIDFAEVLKAGKAVRPVGLTLFINWAIKPFTMYAIASFFLGTLFYQFIGPDAVDYVKMPFGLDLSVGAVYGAGKVVLVDGVKMLEVPLWRSYLAGCILLGIAPCTAMVLVWGFLAKGNDGHTLVMVAINSLTMLFLYGVLGGFLLGVGKLPVPWQALLLSIGVYVALPLVAGFISRKWLIAAKGERWFKEKFLHVLTPVTITALLVTLVLLFSFKGETILNNPLTILWIAIPLLIQTIVIFALGYLLSKVLGLSYENAAPTAMIGASNHFEVAIATATMLYGLSSGAALATVVGVLIEVPLMLTLVKFCLKTQDWFPHQTDSETPGVDLNASESE, from the coding sequence ATGACTTTCGATGCCAACAGCGAGGAAGTAACTTCGGGTCAGGGGATCAGCTTCTTTGAACGCTATCTTTCGGTCTGGGTTGCGTTATGTATTGTCGGGGGCATTGTGCTGGGGAAGGTGGCCCCGGGAATTGCACTCAAGCTGGACGGCATGGCAATTTATGTCAACGAAGCGCCCGTCGTGTCGATTCCGATTGCAGTCTGTCTGTTTTTCATGATGTACCCCATCATGGTGAAAATTGATTTCGCCGAGGTTTTGAAAGCAGGGAAGGCGGTGCGCCCGGTGGGGCTGACCCTGTTCATCAACTGGGCCATTAAACCTTTTACGATGTACGCGATCGCCAGTTTCTTTCTGGGAACACTGTTTTATCAGTTCATTGGGCCTGATGCGGTAGATTATGTCAAGATGCCCTTTGGACTGGATCTCTCCGTGGGAGCAGTCTACGGTGCCGGTAAAGTCGTACTCGTCGATGGTGTGAAAATGCTGGAAGTTCCGCTCTGGCGGAGTTACCTGGCAGGCTGCATTCTGTTGGGGATCGCGCCCTGCACCGCCATGGTGCTGGTCTGGGGATTTCTCGCGAAAGGCAACGATGGACATACCCTGGTCATGGTGGCGATCAATTCGCTGACGATGCTCTTTTTGTATGGCGTGCTGGGAGGATTTCTGCTGGGCGTCGGTAAACTGCCGGTTCCCTGGCAGGCGCTATTACTTTCCATTGGAGTCTATGTAGCCCTGCCGCTGGTTGCCGGTTTTATTTCGCGAAAATGGTTAATCGCCGCCAAAGGGGAGCGCTGGTTTAAAGAAAAATTTCTGCACGTGCTGACGCCGGTCACGATTACAGCGTTACTGGTGACTTTGGTCCTGCTGTTTTCCTTCAAAGGTGAGACCATTCTCAATAATCCGCTGACGATTCTCTGGATTGCAATTCCGTTGTTAATCCAGACGATCGTGATATTTGCTTTAGGGTACCTTCTCTCAAAAGTACTCGGACTCAGCTATGAAAACGCAGCACCGACTGCGATGATCGGCGCTTCCAATCACTTTGAAGTGGCGATTGCGACTGCCACGATGCTCTACGGACTCTCTTCAGGGGCGGCACTGGCCACGGTGGTCGGTGTTTTAATTGAGGTCCCGTTGATGCTCACGCTGGTCAAGTTCTGCCTCAAAACCCAAGACTGGTTTCCCCATCAGACCGATTCAGAGACTCCCGGTGTGGATCTGAATGCTTCTGAAAGTGAATGA